The stretch of DNA ccgggggcagGTACGGGCGGCGCTGGGGATCGCTCCCGGCCGCTTCCGGGGAGGGGcgggcaggcaggcagagggGCCGGGTCTCTCCTCTCCGGGAAGGAGGGGCGGAGCGCTGGGGGGAAGTCGCGGCCGGGCCTGCATCTCCGCTGGGGCCGGCGGCCCCGCTCAGCGTGCCACGTCTGCCGCCCGCCCCTCACAGCCGTCCTGGGAGCATGGCCGGGAGAGGCCcgggctgcagcctgcagctgccgGCCGGAGCGCAGCCTCCCGGCGGCGGCCACCTCTACCCGGCGGAGGGCgaagggctggaggaggagagcgAGGTCTTCGagctgcgggggggggggggcgggggcgGGCCGGAGGGCGGAAGCTGCACGGCCCGGGGGCGACGAGCGGAGGGCGGCCGCGGGGCAGGGAGAAGGTCCGGCGGAGCACGTCGAGGGACAGGCTGGACGGCATCATCCTGCTGACGAAGGACATCCAGGAGGGGGACACGCTGAACGCGATCGCGCTGCAGTACTGCTGCTCGGTGAGTCCGTGCTGGCCGGCTCTGCTCGCCGTCTCCAGCCGCGCCTGCAGCGCTGCCTCGGAGCGCCCTGCGCGGGGCCCAGCGTCTGCGTGCTGTGCGGCGTGGCTCAGCTTTTCGCCGGGCGAGGGACTAACACGTCCCGCAGGCTTTTCGTGTAAAGCTGTGATTTCACGTGTGGCGTTTCCGCTCAAAATGTGCAGGGTACAAGAAGGTATTGTAATGCGTTGTCGCACGTGGGCACCTCTACCTGCGTGGCCTTCTGTACCACAGCTTGCGGTGAAGGTCTTGCTGAACAACCTGAAGTGTTTGTGTGGAGTCTTAGCGCTCttaaggagaggaaaaaatcgTTAGCTTTCCCAGTTCTTAATTGCCTTGCTGTTTATAACCATGAGTATGCTTAGCATTGGGATCCTGCCCAGATGTCCAGTGTATTCTCTTCAGCTGCACTTCTGGTGCCTCACCCTCTCCGCTTCTAGCTGGGAGGCGTTCAGTGAGCCAGGTGAGTGCCGTTCCCCTGCACTGCCTGTGTCTGCCTCGTGTTGGCCAAGGCGGGACCTCTGCCGTGCTGTAGGAAATCAGCTGTGCCAGCGGTGGATGGACTGCTAGTCCTGAAGCTCTCAGGAGGTCAGAGGTAGACTTAAAATCTTTGTTTCCAGAAATCATGCTGTTATCTAATTCATTAGGCAGTAATAAAATTAGAGCCCTCCTGCCATGAACTAATGTACCAAAGTCCTAAACGTAACTTTGATAATCATGAAAGGCTTTAACTTAAATAAGCAGTTACTGGTTTCAGGACCCACTGCGATTGGGTATTTTGTGCAGACTTACCAAGACTGATCTCAGGTAAGAAGTAGCTGGAGGGTAACTGATGTGCTCTCTTAGACACTTACAGGGAATGTGTGAGGGGTTTAGGGCTTTAAGTAAAAAAGCACAATTTGCATTGCAGATCACCCAGGTAAGTGctgcatttatttgttcttttacGCCAGTCTGACATAGTTACACTTAATAAATACACTGTCATAGGAATTGAAACATTTAACATGTCATAAGTTTAGTGCAGGCGGTAGGCACTGATTGATTGTCCCAAATTACTTTTTCTGGCCCAAATCTCTGTTTTAAGTGGAGCAGTTAGAGGGAGAAGGCTCTCCAGACTTTGCTCTGAACTTCCTTGTTTTCAGTCAGTAATTTCTTCAGAGATAATGTCCTCCCAGTGAGGACAGGAAGGATGTCTGGTATTATGCACCTTTAACAGACAAAATTACCATATTCTTCTGTGCCCTTCTGTTACAAAAATGTACTGATTTTTAAGTACTTAGTTATCATTAGGTTAATTCACATGAGGTATGTGACTCTATATTATGTCTTCACGGAACTGCTGCATGAGAATGAGGCTGCTCATTCTCCAAGGACTCCTTATGGAGTGTTTCCCgtgagattttaaaatctgagcCTCgtaaagaggaaaacaagatttgTTTTGAGCAAGAACAGGGGAAGGGAGAACTGACCTGATGATGGAAGATGAAGGTGTGCTAAAGTATGCTTTGTTTCTACCTTAGCACTCAAAAGCAGGAATAGTATCAAAACCAGCTGTGGCCAGGTGCATTGGTTGCTCATAAATTTCAATCGTTACTCAAAAGTTTTGAATTTGATTAAGAACTCATAGCCACTTATTTTACTAGCAAAATACGAGGGCAAAGTCCTATTCATTTAACAGAGATAGTTCCCAGTAATAGTTTAGTGTACATTAAATGACGTGCATGAAATGAGTTTCAAAGTCATCATCGGAAATGAGGGTCCGTAAATACCTTCATGCTTTAACTTTGTTCAGGTTTGGTCTTTGACCTCTAACTACTTTGAGGCCACTTGGGTATAAGTTATCCCTTTCCTTCATTAGGGAAGAATTTGACTTCTCAATAATTCAGAACTTTTTAAAGAGTTCTAGTCCATGGATCTTTTCTatttaaactattattttttctttcaggttgCAGATATCAAGAGGGTTAACAATCTTATCAATGATCAAGACTTTTTTGCACTGAGGTCTATCAAAATACCAGTGAAAAAGTTCAGTGTATTGACCGAAACACATGTCTCTCCAAAAGGCAGAACAGTTCTCCGGCCTGCTCACTATTCCTCAGAAGTGCATGAAGCATCACCTTCTGATAAATTCACTGCTAATGAGACTGCTGGCAACTTCTTAAAAGAAGTGGATCGAGATATAGAAGAAATTGTGAAGTGTAATGATACAAAGAGAGAGAACCTTAATGAAGTGGTTTCTGCCTTAGCAGCCCAACAGGTCTGTTTTGAAACTGATggtaaaagtaaaaaatgcaaGGATCCATACTATGGAGCAGATTGGGGGATAGGATGGTGGACAGCTGTTGTGATTATGTTGATTATTGGCATAATAACGCCCGTTTTTTATCTCCTGTATTACGAAGTTTTAGTGAAAGCAGATGTCAGTCACCATTCTACAATGGAATCTGCCCACTCTTTTGTCACAGCAGCATCACATcagaaacaaatagaaaatggaaGACATCCAGCAAATAGTATAAATGTTAATAATCAAGGAGACCTCCAGCCTTACAGCCGAAAACCCCAGGCAAATGTTATTCATAGACACATAACATAGCATTAGATAAAACCACAGAATACAAAATTCATCTGgaatgcagagaaaatacttACTGATGTATGATTTAACTTTATGGGCAGTGTTCCAGTATCAGGATATTTCTGTGGATGATATAATCCTGTAATATGCTTCAGGCAGGAGATTTTGTTGCAAGATTGGGATATAAATTAAGATACAAAATTGTCTCTGAAGCTTTGCACTTTTCTTCTAGTTTGATAGGTGTGTGTTTTCTAATTAATGACAAGGTAAAAGAAGGTAGTTTGAGTTAACACATAAGGAATTTCACTGTACATCTTACAGCCCTGACGTGGGCATTTGGGGATATCGTatcttttaaagtatttatagAATGCATAGTACACTTGACATTTTTATATCAAGTTTACAGTTGCCAGTTAAGACTATGTtcttaaaatcttatttttcttacagaattcTTAAAACTCAATCATTCCATAATTAATTGCCACTATAAAGTCCACTTTTTGTTAGAAGCCTTTCACAGAGGCAGTAGCTAATACTTAAGGTGGAATATTCAAATTCTGTGCCTGTGATCAACCTGTTCTTCAGTACTTTTCAGTATAGACAGGAGGGTAGCTTGGTTGCTGTTCATGTCATACATGTTCCTTTGTATGTCATATGTTCTTCAACACAGTCAAGGATCTTTTCTTTAGAACTTCACATCCCTCTCAATGGTGTCCTTCTGCTGACTTGACTGGACTGCACTTCTCTTCTGGTCAGCTgtatatgaaatgaaataagtGAAGATGTGTGACACTTTGCTGTGATTGCTTCattagtctttatttttttggtaatgactctttcttcctccagtaGATCTGAGTGTAAAAGCAACTGATTCTTCAGACAGTGGTTATCATTGGGTTCTGAATGTGCTAATGGTCGCGTGCCCATGAACCTGAAATACCAACTTCTTCCTGAAATCTCATACAGAACTTCAGATGAGATTCAGTGGCTGCTAGCAAGAAACTGACACTGCAGCAGAATAGATCAGTTGCATCTTCAAACTGTTCTTTAGTTGGTATTCTTCAACCACTCTCTTCTtgaatgtttcatttgctttcacGAACAAACTTATTTTCCACCTTCTATTCTCCCCTACCTGAAAATgctacaggagaaaaacaaacaaaaaagaacaggacttttcatacagaaaaataagcaaagagGTTCTTGTATACGCtgaatacttttaaataaaaactcaTGCGTTGCCTATAATCTTTCGTTATATTTGCCTTGTGAACTAAAATGTCCATGGTCCtgtctgaaataatatttattacCACAGCTGAAGTTAACCGATTTTAGTCTGACatgagagaaatggaaaaatatcacTAACTTTTCAATTTAAACACTATCATAACCTCTCCTGTGACTGCCTTGACTGTGTATGCAGtatgaaaaatcaaagcaagtatttttttgaattttgaaaggaaaagcttaTGCCACTCTTTTGCCCCCCCCAAAATGGGGCAAGTATTATTCACTGGTGTTCTAAGTGTATGAACAGGAATTGGATTAATGTATGTAGGTTGTTccgaaagtagtgcctcctacttattttgATGGAAATTATAACgggtacaaagagcacaataacactgtttgatagagcaaattcttagctacaaaacactgtttttcaatagTCACCACTATTACGCGTTTTGCTTGGATGAGAGATAGAGGcactcttcatttcattgtGTGTCAGCTGTGCCTGGatgtccagaatgtggcttgtctttcacatcgctgtTGCTACTGTTGAAATGCATGACCCACCACCTTACTGTGCTTATAACCActttttggtctccataaatgtttgGTAAGCATCAGTGGGTGCCAGTTTTTCTGCCCCTTTGTTGCCATCagtcacatgacaacaaaatatagaatattggtgggaggGTGCAGCGTCTGAGGCACGGACACAGATGCGAACAATGCAAACcatttattacaggttctaacatcccttatatacattcacaagttttctctctcttaacTTTCCCAGCCACCTTTACATGTCAGCAAAGCActccacaaacactccttaactgTGCATGCAGGTGCTTATCCAATGAGAGCCGTGAGTCATTGCTAGCCATGCGTTCTTCCAGTTACGGTTATCAGGTGGCCATCACGCAGCTTACTTGACTTcgtttttctcttctggaggtgtccttggttctcagccttgccttctcatgctgtttatcttgctccacagcttctgctctgaagagtctttcttgtattcccacaggAAGCTTTAACCTCTATTGCtgtatcaccaacatccacctctgacattgtgggccaacatcataaaataggaggcattatttaCATTATGTTGAAAGTATAGCCTAAAACATGAAGGAAAGCATTGTACAGTTGGACCTGTGAACTATTTACCAGTGGCTACTGAACACTTCAGTGAAAGCAGTATGTCTGGAGATAGTGTGGCTGCTCATAGTTTCCACACAAGGAGAGGAATTCAAATCAGTGTGCACTTCATGTTTCACATAACgcttgttttcaaaaatcttgttaaataattgttcttttcttgaaaaccatATGCTAACTACACAGGCATGAATGTTGAAGTACCAGTTCTGGGTAAGGCTGTACAAAAAGTTGTATTGTGAAATAATTTGTGGTGGCCAAATGTGATGCAGCTTCTATGGGTCAAACTTGAAAAGCAAGTGAACTTTAAAAATAGGTGACTTGCACTCGTCCAGATAACAGAATTTTGGCACAGTAAGACAAATAAGCCACGGTCCTCCTGGGGTTGGGACCTGCTGCCTAATGTGTCAGTTTTTTGGTTGAAGCTTATTTGCTGTTttgcctccttcctcctcattttctATGAAACCtcaacatttttaatactttatcCTTTAATTTCTTAGGAAATTTTAGCTACTGTGATTATGTAACATAAAGTTTGATTTACCACGTGTACCTTAACAGGCAGGTATGAAATTGCCACCTCATTCAAAGAGGTCTTAATTTCCGTTGTGGTTTCACTTTGTTAACTGTTCTCTGTTAACGGTTGCTTTTTGTCCTGTGGTGTTAAGAGTTGAATGGTTCTTTGGTGTATCTCAGGCTTCGGGCTTTTATAGTGTTTTAAGACTTACTGTCACTGAGTTGTTAAAAGTGGGATGGTAAGCAGTTAAAGAATAAGGGAAAGGATTTTGTTGAATGAGAGCATACTTTGGCCAAGAGTCTGGCATGTTTTTACTGTTACGTAGCATATTTTATTtagcatgtttttaaattagaagCTTACTGTTAATCAGAAAATACAATCTTGGAAGGAGAATTTCTGTAGAACTTAGGTACAAACAACagctgtttttgctgtttgtagGATGCaatttttactgtcttttccAAAGTGCAACATGAATGGCAGTGCATCATCGTCTGAATAAACTGAGTAAATCCTCTGTATGAAACTAAAATCTGATATACTAAGTTAATTGTAAAGCTAGTCTTTTAGAAATTgactttgaaatataaaaacaaactgaatggTAAATCACATTATGGAGTAACTACAACACATTGTTGGTCAGGAAGTTGGTTTGGAATATAAGTGCATATTGCACTGTTGGAtcatataaaattttaaatgctttaaatcTGCTATATTTTGGAATATATTGTCACAGATAATCTTTGTATAACTGTTTTATAAAGGTTCAAACTATAACTTTGTAAAATAGTCCTGAATGAGGATGCAAgtcttatttaaaatacttctgcacCTCTGCTTTTAGAAGAACATAagtaaaatgcataaaataaaagttttattttagattGCAGTGAAAGTGGTGCTTATAATGTATTCTTAACTCTCTATATTTTGCATGTATTATAAAAAGCCTCTACTTGGATTTGTTTTGGCTAGTTTTGTGTATGATCTAAAATATTCCTTGGCCAACAAGTATTTGTTGGCAGTAGCTGCATATAGCATTCAGGTCTCGCAGACCATAACTGGTAGGTTAAAGGTTTGTCCTTTGCCTGCCTTGTTTAACTTGGAACTTTTCTGTATAAAGTTATTGTTAGAACTTCTTCGTTATGTGAAAACAGTATTAAGAAATAGGCATGAAAAATTAAGTTAGTGTTCTAGTTTAACCCCAGAAAGACAATAGGCACCACACAGCTACTTGCTTAGCCTACCTCCAACTGCAGCCCCAGCTAGATCTATTCAAGTCTGACATTCGTTGAGACTCAGTGAACACTCTACATTTTATCAACATTATGGTCTTGGAGTAAATCCCAAGCAATTAGAAATATCAACTTACAA from Numida meleagris isolate 19003 breed g44 Domestic line chromosome Z, NumMel1.0, whole genome shotgun sequence encodes:
- the LYSMD3 gene encoding lysM and putative peptidoglycan-binding domain-containing protein 3, producing the protein MRRDGGAGGRYGRRWGSLPAASGEGRAGRQRGRVSPLREGGAERWGEVAAGPASPLGPAAPLSVPRLPPAPHSRPGSMAGRGPGCSLQLPAGAQPPGGGHLYPAEGEGLEEESEVFELRPRGREKVRRSTSRDRLDGIILLTKDIQEGDTLNAIALQYCCSVADIKRVNNLINDQDFFALRSIKIPVKKFSVLTETHVSPKGRTVLRPAHYSSEVHEASPSDKFTANETAGNFLKEVDRDIEEIVKCNDTKRENLNEVVSALAAQQVCFETDGKSKKCKDPYYGADWGIGWWTAVVIMLIIGIITPVFYLLYYEVLVKADVSHHSTMESAHSFVTAASHQKQIENGRHPANSINVNNQGDLQPYSRKPQANVIHRHIT